A genomic region of Bubalus kerabau isolate K-KA32 ecotype Philippines breed swamp buffalo chromosome 10, PCC_UOA_SB_1v2, whole genome shotgun sequence contains the following coding sequences:
- the LOC129621098 gene encoding olfactory receptor 4E1 has protein sequence MEEAVLLNQTTVVTYFRLRGLSINQNVQMAAFAMFLVFYVLTLIGNILIVITIIDDHHLHTPMYFFLSNLSFIDVCHSTVTVPKMLIDTWSEEKLISFDACVTQMFFLHLFACTEIFLLTVMAYDRYVAICKPLQYMTVMSWKVCVLLVVALWTGGTIHSIALTSLTIKLPYCDPDEIDNFFCDVPQVIKLACTDTHIIEMLIVSNSGLISVVCFVVLVVSYAVILVSLRQQISEGRRKALSTCAAHLTVVTLFLGHCIFIYSRPSTSLPEDKVVSVFFTAVTPLLNPIIYTLRNEDMKNALNKLMGRVKGREKK, from the coding sequence ATGGAAGAGGCTGTTCTACTCAATCAAACAACTGTAGTGACATATTTTCGGCTCAGAGGTTTATCTATCAATCAGAATGTGCAGATGGCTGCATTTGCCATGTTCCTTGTTTTCTATGTCCTGACACTGATTGGAAACATCCTCATCGTCATAACTATTATCGATGACCATCATCTCCATACCCCCATGTATTTCTTTCTCAGCAACCTATCCTTTATCGATGTGTGCCACTCCACCGTCACTGTCCCCAAGATGCTGATAGACACCTGGTCAGAGGAGAAGCTCATCTCCTTTGATGCCTGTGTAACTCAGATGTTCTTCCTGCACCTCTTCGCCTGCACAGAGATCTTTCTCCTCACTGTCATGGCTTATGATCGGTATGTGGCTATTTGCAAGCCCCTGCAGTACATGACAGTGATGAGCTGGAAAGTGTGTGTGCTGCTGGTTGTGGCCCTCTGGACAGGGGGTACCATCCACTCCATAGCGCTGACCTCGCTCACCATCAAGCTGCCCTACTGTGATCCTGATGAGATAGACAACTTCTTCTGTGATGTGCCTCAGGTGATCAAACTGGCCTGCACTGATACCCACATCATTGAGATGCTCATCGTCTCCAACAGTGGGCTGATCTCCGTGGTCTGTTTTGTGGTCCTTGTGGTGTCCTACGCAGTCATCCTGGTGAGTCTGAGGCAGCAAATCTCAGAAGGCCGGCGGAAGGCCCTGTCCACCTGTGCAGCCCACCTCACTGTGGTCACACTCTTTCTGGGACACTGCATCTTCATCTATTCCCGTCCATCCACCAGCCTCCCAGAGGACAAGGTGGTGTCTGTGTTTTTCACCGCTGTCACACCCCTGCTGAACCCTATCATCTACACCCTTCGGAATGAAGACATGAAAAATGCCTTGAACAAGTTAATGGGGAGggtgaagggaagagaaaaaaaatga